From Pandoraea norimbergensis, the proteins below share one genomic window:
- a CDS encoding OPT/YSL family transporter, producing the protein MNTSSSALPTPPDATSTEAPPPQHPSTFSPANLLLLSALSVFGAIIGIELLVKLGVTPNTAIIGALVAMICARVPLRAFAQYRSIHVQNLAQSAISAATFGAANSLLLPIGIPFLMGRADLVMPMFIGVSLAMLLDGYMLYRMFDTKIFPATGTWPQGVAAAEAIKAGDVGGHQARVLGAGLGIGMLGSWFGIPMSAFGTAFIGNIWALTMLGFGFLLRGYSMPLFGFAVEKAYIPHGMMIGAGIVALLQIVRMVWRDRPARSAADVATDVHTPAAAGAPSIRRSLRFGGVAYIGLATLVAFGAGLYADMSPGMLILFIVYAAFAAFVHELIVGIAAMHSGWFPAFAVALITLLIGMLIGFPPAALVVLCGFSAATGPAFADMGYDLRAGFILRGHGSNPAFELAGRRQQLMAAMLAFVIAIPVVYFAHSSFFANGQVPPVAAVYVSTIKAGVAPGVLHSLMLWAIAGAALQFIGGPKRQLGVLFSTGLLIANPAAGWAVLIGIALRFAIERTAGERVRNTMEVFAAGIIAGDAIFSFGSSLIRSRTH; encoded by the coding sequence ATGAATACGTCGTCCTCTGCCCTTCCGACGCCTCCCGATGCCACGAGCACCGAGGCTCCGCCGCCGCAACATCCGTCGACTTTCTCACCGGCAAACCTGCTGCTGTTAAGCGCCCTGAGCGTGTTCGGCGCGATCATCGGCATCGAACTTCTGGTCAAGCTGGGCGTCACGCCCAACACCGCGATCATCGGCGCGCTGGTCGCGATGATTTGTGCACGCGTGCCGTTGCGAGCCTTTGCGCAATATCGTTCGATTCACGTGCAGAACCTCGCGCAAAGCGCCATCTCGGCTGCCACGTTCGGCGCCGCCAACAGCCTGTTGCTCCCCATCGGCATTCCGTTCCTGATGGGCCGTGCCGACCTGGTGATGCCGATGTTCATCGGCGTCTCGCTGGCGATGCTGCTCGATGGCTACATGCTCTATCGCATGTTCGACACCAAGATTTTCCCCGCGACTGGCACATGGCCGCAGGGTGTGGCTGCGGCTGAAGCCATCAAGGCAGGCGACGTTGGCGGGCATCAGGCGCGCGTGCTCGGTGCCGGTCTCGGCATCGGCATGCTCGGCTCGTGGTTCGGCATTCCGATGTCGGCATTCGGCACCGCGTTCATCGGCAATATCTGGGCGCTGACCATGCTCGGTTTCGGCTTTCTGCTGCGTGGTTATTCAATGCCGCTGTTCGGTTTCGCTGTCGAGAAGGCCTACATTCCGCACGGCATGATGATTGGCGCCGGTATCGTCGCATTGCTCCAGATCGTGCGAATGGTCTGGCGCGACCGGCCGGCCCGTAGCGCCGCCGATGTTGCGACAGACGTGCACACGCCCGCTGCTGCGGGTGCACCGAGTATTCGCCGGTCATTACGTTTCGGTGGCGTGGCCTACATCGGCTTGGCGACGCTTGTGGCATTCGGTGCGGGCCTGTATGCCGACATGTCGCCGGGCATGCTGATCCTGTTCATCGTGTATGCCGCTTTCGCCGCGTTCGTGCATGAATTGATCGTCGGGATTGCCGCGATGCACTCGGGCTGGTTCCCGGCCTTCGCGGTCGCGCTCATCACGCTCTTGATCGGCATGTTGATCGGATTCCCGCCCGCGGCGCTCGTAGTGCTGTGCGGCTTTTCAGCCGCCACCGGCCCCGCCTTCGCCGACATGGGCTACGACTTGCGCGCGGGGTTCATCCTGCGCGGTCACGGCAGCAACCCTGCCTTCGAACTTGCGGGGCGCCGACAGCAACTCATGGCCGCGATGCTCGCCTTCGTCATCGCGATTCCGGTGGTGTATTTCGCGCATTCGAGCTTCTTCGCCAACGGGCAGGTGCCGCCTGTGGCAGCGGTCTATGTGTCGACCATCAAAGCCGGTGTTGCACCGGGCGTCCTGCATTCCCTGATGCTCTGGGCCATTGCGGGCGCCGCCTTGCAGTTCATCGGCGGCCCGAAGCGCCAGCTCGGTGTGCTGTTCTCCACGGGGCTGCTCATCGCCAACCCGGCCGCGGGCTGGGCTGTGCTCATCGGGATTGCCCTGCGCTTCGCAATCGAGCGCACCGCCGGCGAGCGCGTGCGCAACACCATGGAAGTCTTTGCCGCCGGCATCATCGCGGGCGACGCCATCTTCAGTTTCGGCAGTTCGTTGATCCGCTCGCGCACGCATTGA
- a CDS encoding IclR family transcriptional regulator, whose product MSILETATAVLRLMAARQAEVTMTDLVERLDMPKSTASRVLKQMAEEGLLVRNPTTLAYRPSLLLLELSHLVRASTPLIEMCAQALDELGQEYGHTGYVSVLDGDDVVVLRVRPGSQALRAMTNPGHRLASWATSTGRSLLARETDEQIGTRFPDGLPTLRENGQPIGGPATLDALLKKLQTVRDLRYAVAENEALSGVCSVGCAVADPNSGECLSFCMTFPSAMLPAAEIQAIAQRVASHAELIGRSVGDPFWTSPR is encoded by the coding sequence ATGAGCATCTTGGAAACCGCAACGGCGGTGCTGCGCCTGATGGCAGCGCGACAAGCCGAAGTGACGATGACCGATCTGGTCGAGCGACTCGACATGCCCAAGAGCACCGCCTCGCGCGTGCTCAAGCAGATGGCCGAAGAAGGGCTGCTGGTCCGAAACCCGACGACGCTGGCCTATCGCCCGTCTTTGCTGTTGCTCGAACTCTCACACCTCGTGCGCGCATCAACCCCGTTGATCGAGATGTGCGCCCAAGCGCTCGACGAACTGGGTCAGGAATATGGCCACACGGGCTATGTCTCGGTGCTCGACGGTGACGACGTCGTCGTGCTGCGTGTGCGTCCCGGCTCGCAGGCCCTGCGCGCCATGACCAATCCGGGCCATCGTTTGGCATCGTGGGCGACCTCCACCGGCCGCTCGCTTCTCGCGCGCGAAACCGATGAGCAGATCGGCACCCGTTTCCCAGACGGCTTGCCGACCTTGCGCGAAAACGGGCAACCCATTGGCGGCCCCGCGACCCTCGATGCCCTTTTGAAAAAACTTCAAACCGTTCGCGATCTTCGCTATGCGGTGGCAGAGAACGAAGCCCTTTCCGGTGTCTGCTCAGTGGGATGCGCGGTTGCCGATCCCAACAGCGGCGAGTGCTTGTCGTTCTGTATGACGTTTCCCTCCGCGATGCTCCCCGCGGCGGAAATTCAGGCGATTGCGCAGCGCGTGGCCTCCCACGCAGAGCTGATCGGTCGCTCCGTTGGCGATCCGTTCTGGACCTCGCCCCGTTAG
- a CDS encoding MurR/RpiR family transcriptional regulator, giving the protein MKKSFVGRIREQLDQLSPSERRLAEFALDLPGDLAGYTASELATLAQVSNATVTRFVRRLGYASFDDARKHVRSEQRAGSPLAMAATTPVTEAVADDLVGAQRQQSLANIDATYRRLSSNEIAQIAAAILAARKVWVVGFRSSHPLAMYFRWQLLQIVPSAQVIPGAGETLGEHLAGIGADDVVIVFALRRRIRQMPAIVAQLAKACPNLVYITERAERNAAAKTPAKWSLQCDVQGPGVLDNHTAVIGLCHLIVTQVMTLAGNPGRRHLGLVEAFHDALDEI; this is encoded by the coding sequence GTGAAGAAGTCTTTCGTCGGCAGGATTCGAGAACAGCTGGATCAGCTCTCGCCATCGGAGCGGCGTCTGGCGGAGTTCGCACTGGATTTGCCGGGGGATCTGGCGGGGTACACGGCGTCGGAGCTTGCGACGCTGGCGCAGGTGTCCAACGCTACCGTTACGCGTTTTGTGCGACGTCTGGGCTACGCGTCGTTTGACGATGCGCGCAAGCACGTCCGCTCGGAACAACGCGCGGGCTCGCCGCTGGCGATGGCGGCGACGACACCGGTGACCGAAGCCGTCGCCGACGATCTCGTCGGGGCGCAACGTCAGCAAAGCCTTGCCAACATCGACGCGACCTATCGGCGCCTCTCGTCCAACGAAATCGCGCAGATTGCTGCGGCCATTCTCGCGGCCCGCAAAGTCTGGGTCGTGGGCTTCCGGTCGAGCCATCCGCTCGCGATGTATTTCCGCTGGCAACTGCTGCAAATCGTGCCGAGCGCGCAAGTGATTCCGGGTGCAGGGGAGACGTTGGGCGAGCACCTCGCGGGCATCGGTGCGGATGACGTTGTGATCGTTTTCGCGCTGCGCCGCCGTATCCGTCAGATGCCGGCCATCGTTGCGCAACTCGCCAAGGCGTGCCCGAATCTCGTCTACATCACCGAGCGAGCCGAGCGTAACGCAGCGGCAAAGACGCCCGCGAAGTGGTCGCTGCAATGCGATGTGCAAGGGCCGGGCGTGCTCGACAATCACACGGCGGTGATCGGTTTGTGCCACCTGATCGTGACGCAAGTGATGACGCTGGCGGGCAATCCGGGGCGTCGTCATCTTGGTCTGGTGGAAGCCTTCCACGACGCGCTGGACGAAATCTAA
- a CDS encoding MFS transporter — protein MGAEVVVSSSEPRLQQLERALDDIGVTPSHKKILALILFGVLFDVFEQNAVGLVGPLLREYWGLSGAQIGFLNTLTFGAAAIGRLGSGYIADRYGRRTMLSINLMLFTLGALICALATNYTMLAAGRFIVGFGLGGEISIAVTMLAEFCSSRFRGVAVGAINVAGGGLGNMLAPAFGLAVFAFFPGPDSWRWLFGCLVLPAFFVLLYRRFIPETPRFLFSKGRVEEANRVLNILASGKLGKSAGGEKRYLSEAPEGEHRAQKVRLREVFVGPLARRTVAVGIAVCMTYGAQISVLTLMPTILMAQGYTLNKSFLFTIVMQSGSLLGAITASYFGFRFPRKRVLTTGAIAACVIGLCFGFLSKSQPLILVFGAAFQFCVLLLNTSIWIYAPELYPTRVRAFGTAFILALGTLAGAAMPLVAGRVFDQYGIGGMFGMMAAMYAVFALALTFAPETFGKPIDGPDVPGDAPNDTTPATARAAAGASPAA, from the coding sequence ATGGGCGCAGAAGTGGTCGTATCCTCGTCGGAACCAAGGTTGCAGCAGCTCGAACGGGCGCTCGACGACATTGGCGTGACGCCGTCACACAAGAAAATCCTCGCACTGATTCTGTTCGGGGTGTTGTTCGACGTTTTCGAGCAGAACGCTGTCGGTCTTGTGGGGCCGTTGCTGCGTGAGTACTGGGGCCTTTCCGGTGCGCAGATCGGCTTTCTCAATACGCTGACGTTCGGGGCCGCCGCGATCGGGCGATTGGGGTCCGGCTACATCGCCGACCGCTACGGACGCCGCACCATGCTGAGCATCAACCTGATGCTCTTCACGCTGGGCGCATTGATCTGCGCCTTGGCCACGAACTACACCATGCTCGCCGCAGGGCGCTTCATCGTCGGCTTCGGTCTGGGCGGCGAGATCTCGATTGCCGTCACGATGCTGGCGGAGTTCTGCTCCTCGCGCTTCCGTGGCGTGGCCGTGGGCGCGATCAACGTCGCGGGTGGCGGGCTCGGCAATATGCTGGCGCCGGCGTTCGGTCTCGCGGTCTTTGCGTTCTTCCCGGGGCCGGATAGCTGGCGTTGGTTGTTCGGTTGTCTGGTGCTGCCAGCATTCTTCGTGCTGCTGTATCGCCGCTTCATTCCGGAGACGCCGCGCTTCTTGTTCTCCAAAGGCCGGGTGGAGGAAGCCAATCGTGTGCTCAACATTCTCGCCTCGGGCAAGCTCGGCAAGTCCGCCGGTGGGGAAAAGCGCTATCTGAGCGAAGCGCCGGAAGGTGAGCACCGCGCTCAGAAAGTGCGCTTGCGCGAGGTCTTCGTCGGACCGCTGGCGCGACGCACTGTCGCTGTGGGCATCGCCGTTTGCATGACGTACGGCGCGCAGATTTCGGTGCTTACGTTGATGCCGACGATTCTCATGGCGCAGGGCTACACGCTCAACAAGAGCTTCCTGTTCACCATCGTGATGCAGTCGGGCAGCTTGCTCGGTGCGATCACAGCGTCGTATTTCGGTTTCCGCTTTCCACGCAAACGTGTCCTGACGACTGGCGCCATCGCGGCGTGCGTCATCGGTTTGTGTTTCGGCTTTCTGTCGAAATCGCAGCCGTTGATTCTCGTGTTCGGCGCGGCTTTCCAGTTCTGTGTGCTTCTGCTCAATACGTCCATCTGGATTTACGCCCCCGAGCTTTACCCGACGCGAGTGCGCGCGTTCGGCACGGCGTTCATCCTCGCGCTGGGCACGCTGGCAGGCGCGGCAATGCCGCTGGTCGCCGGACGCGTGTTCGACCAATACGGCATCGGCGGCATGTTCGGGATGATGGCCGCGATGTACGCGGTGTTCGCCCTTGCGCTGACGTTCGCGCCGGAGACGTTCGGTAAGCCGATTGATGGTCCTGATGTGCCGGGTGATGCACCGAACGATACGACGCCTGCCACCGCGCGTGCTGCCGCAGGTGCGTCGCCCGCCGCCTGA
- a CDS encoding aspartate/glutamate racemase family protein, which yields MTQILLLNPNTSTATTQMMVDIARSYFVSVMASPPTVVGATVSRGAPMIVNEQDLAVAAEAVNDPQVVALAAQADGVIVGAFGDPGMEALRARLEVPVVGIGTASVREAAEGGRRFGIATTTPLLADSIAANVRKLGLGASFTGSRFTTGDPLALGDVPAQLETSLASAVQACIAQDGAQAVVIGGGPLGEAAQALCERFSIPVIGPVPAACRALLHAMRLDEAA from the coding sequence ATGACTCAAATACTGCTCCTCAACCCGAACACGTCGACGGCGACGACGCAAATGATGGTCGACATCGCCCGATCGTATTTCGTCAGTGTGATGGCGTCGCCACCGACCGTCGTCGGGGCGACGGTGTCGCGCGGTGCCCCGATGATCGTCAACGAGCAGGATCTGGCCGTGGCAGCCGAGGCGGTGAACGACCCGCAGGTCGTGGCGCTGGCGGCGCAAGCGGATGGGGTGATCGTCGGTGCGTTTGGCGACCCGGGCATGGAGGCTTTGCGTGCGCGTCTGGAGGTGCCGGTCGTGGGGATCGGCACGGCCTCCGTGCGTGAGGCGGCAGAGGGCGGGCGTCGGTTCGGTATCGCCACTACGACGCCGCTGCTGGCCGATTCGATTGCGGCGAATGTGCGCAAGCTCGGGCTTGGCGCGAGCTTCACCGGATCGCGCTTTACGACGGGCGACCCACTGGCACTTGGGGATGTGCCTGCGCAACTGGAGACCAGTCTTGCAAGTGCTGTGCAGGCCTGCATTGCGCAAGACGGTGCGCAGGCCGTGGTCATCGGCGGCGGGCCGTTGGGGGAGGCGGCGCAGGCGTTGTGCGAGCGCTTCTCCATTCCCGTAATCGGGCCAGTGCCTGCGGCGTGTCGTGCTTTGCTTCACGCCATGCGGCTTGATGAAGCGGCTTGA
- a CDS encoding MFS transporter: protein MNQQPVSPAGDTNNVFANPSQQMLDPIYKKIMWRIIPFIFVLWMLAWIDRVNVGFAKLQMQQDLGFSETVYGIGAGIFFLGYFFLEIPSNWLLLRIGARRTLARITLGWGTICVLMMFTHSPAYFYVMRFLLGAFEAGFQPGVLLYLTFWFPAHRRAKAFAWFISASAVSSVVGAPLAGAILNGMHGVNGWAGWQWLFLLEGVPTVLAGMLAVWFLVDKPEQASWLSEQEKRLLQADLDRDGASAGKREHSFMLAVRSPKLWLLTGIYFGIVAANATLSFFAPTIVRALGPTNPLHIGLLVGVMYVFGAIFQIAIGYSADKRREARMHCAIPVFIGACGLAGVGVFAGSNGVAAFLCLVVAVSGTMGAIPVFWQLPNAYLAGGAAAMGVAFINSVANLAGFGSPYLLGIVKDATGNFNGGLWIVAALEAFVAVLIWWRLRRREEAGGVGALV, encoded by the coding sequence ATGAACCAACAACCTGTGTCGCCGGCCGGCGATACGAACAATGTCTTCGCGAATCCGAGTCAGCAAATGCTCGACCCGATCTACAAGAAGATCATGTGGCGGATCATTCCGTTCATCTTCGTGCTGTGGATGCTGGCGTGGATCGACCGCGTAAACGTCGGCTTCGCGAAGCTGCAAATGCAGCAGGATCTGGGCTTTAGCGAAACGGTCTACGGCATCGGTGCGGGCATCTTCTTCCTCGGGTATTTTTTTCTGGAGATTCCGAGCAACTGGCTGTTGCTGCGCATCGGTGCGCGACGCACGCTGGCGCGAATTACGTTGGGCTGGGGGACGATTTGCGTGTTGATGATGTTCACGCATTCGCCAGCGTATTTCTATGTGATGCGTTTCCTGCTTGGCGCATTCGAGGCGGGTTTCCAGCCGGGGGTGTTGCTCTATCTCACGTTCTGGTTTCCGGCGCATCGGCGGGCGAAGGCGTTCGCGTGGTTCATCTCGGCGTCGGCAGTGTCGTCGGTCGTGGGGGCGCCGCTGGCTGGGGCGATCCTCAATGGGATGCATGGTGTGAACGGTTGGGCGGGATGGCAGTGGCTGTTTCTGCTTGAAGGCGTGCCGACGGTGCTCGCGGGCATGCTGGCCGTGTGGTTTCTGGTGGATAAGCCGGAGCAGGCCAGTTGGCTGTCTGAGCAGGAGAAGCGACTGCTTCAAGCGGATCTGGATCGTGACGGCGCAAGTGCTGGCAAGCGCGAGCACAGCTTCATGCTGGCCGTGCGCAGCCCGAAGCTGTGGTTGCTCACGGGGATCTACTTCGGCATCGTGGCGGCGAACGCGACGCTCTCGTTCTTCGCACCGACGATCGTTCGGGCGTTGGGTCCGACCAACCCGTTGCATATCGGATTGCTCGTCGGCGTGATGTACGTGTTCGGGGCGATCTTCCAGATTGCGATTGGGTACAGCGCGGACAAGCGTCGCGAGGCACGGATGCATTGCGCGATTCCGGTGTTCATCGGTGCGTGCGGTTTGGCGGGTGTTGGGGTGTTTGCTGGGAGCAATGGCGTCGCGGCGTTCCTGTGTCTGGTGGTGGCCGTGTCGGGCACGATGGGTGCGATCCCGGTGTTCTGGCAATTGCCGAATGCTTACCTTGCAGGCGGCGCTGCTGCGATGGGTGTCGCGTTTATCAACTCGGTAGCGAATCTGGCCGGGTTTGGCTCGCCGTACTTGCTGGGTATCGTCAAGGACGCGACGGGCAACTTCAACGGCGGCCTTTGGATCGTGGCGGCGCTCGAAGCGTTCGTCGCCGTGCTGATCTGGTGGCGGTTGCGTCGGCGGGAAGAGGCGGGTGGGGTGGGGGCGTTGGTTTGA
- a CDS encoding acyl-CoA synthetase — protein MDADTSRDSARETSNDASGERATHTRNSPSIPNTAGEAAFAWQIPTLYNIGVDVCDKWADGSNRLALIHESADGVHVRLTFDVLKELSNRLANEWRANGVKAGDRIGIFLPQSPATLVAHVAAYKLGAIAVPLFTLFGPEALAYRLQNSGAAVLVTDLASIGKIDDIRGELPDLRLVYVVHDDLPEAHHHVSDDEDWGVAEDGLLALWPAIARREAAFEPVQTRADAPALIIYTSGTTGKPKGALHAHRVLLGHLPGVETSHNGFPHEGDLIWTPADWAWIGGLLDVLLPALHHGVPVLSRRFEKFDPVAAFDLMARHGVRNTFLPPTALKMLRTVTSPREHWPLQLRSVASGGESLGPELLAWGREHLGVDINEFYGQTECNMVVSSCASEFPALPGAIGRAVRGHAVTIVDDDGVPLPVGAVGNIAIARPNPVMFLGYWHNPDATMEKYRGDFLLTGDAGFVDEQGYITFTGRSDDVITSAGYRIGPGPIEDCLIRHPSVQFAAVIGEPDELRTEIVKAFVVLREGFEPSDELSREIQNFVKTRLAAHEYPRKVVFLPELPMTVTGKIIRKALREIGTALG, from the coding sequence ATGGATGCCGACACCTCCCGCGATTCCGCCCGTGAGACGTCAAATGACGCCAGTGGCGAGCGCGCGACCCATACCCGAAATTCCCCAAGCATCCCGAATACCGCGGGCGAAGCCGCCTTCGCGTGGCAGATTCCCACGCTCTACAACATCGGCGTGGACGTCTGCGATAAGTGGGCCGACGGCTCCAACCGTCTCGCCCTCATTCACGAGAGCGCCGACGGTGTGCACGTGCGGCTCACCTTCGACGTACTAAAAGAACTCTCCAATCGACTCGCCAACGAATGGCGCGCCAACGGCGTCAAGGCCGGCGATCGCATCGGCATTTTCCTGCCCCAGTCGCCCGCCACGCTCGTTGCCCACGTCGCAGCCTACAAGCTCGGCGCCATCGCCGTGCCGCTCTTCACGCTGTTCGGCCCCGAAGCGCTCGCCTACCGGCTGCAAAACTCCGGCGCCGCCGTCCTCGTCACGGACCTCGCCAGCATCGGCAAGATCGACGACATTCGCGGCGAGTTGCCCGACCTGCGACTCGTCTATGTCGTCCACGACGATCTGCCCGAAGCCCATCACCATGTCTCGGATGACGAAGACTGGGGTGTCGCCGAAGATGGCTTGCTTGCGCTCTGGCCAGCCATCGCCCGGCGCGAAGCCGCTTTCGAGCCAGTGCAAACGCGTGCAGACGCGCCCGCGTTGATCATCTATACCTCGGGCACCACCGGCAAGCCGAAGGGTGCGCTGCACGCGCACCGCGTGTTGCTTGGGCATCTGCCCGGTGTCGAAACCTCGCACAACGGCTTTCCCCATGAAGGCGATCTGATCTGGACGCCCGCCGACTGGGCTTGGATCGGCGGGCTGCTCGATGTGCTGCTGCCAGCCCTTCACCATGGTGTGCCGGTGCTCTCGCGACGCTTCGAGAAGTTCGATCCGGTCGCCGCGTTCGATCTGATGGCGCGCCACGGCGTGCGCAACACGTTCCTGCCGCCCACTGCGCTCAAGATGCTGCGCACCGTTACGTCGCCACGCGAACACTGGCCGCTGCAACTGCGTTCGGTCGCCAGCGGCGGAGAATCGCTCGGCCCCGAACTGCTGGCGTGGGGGCGCGAACACCTCGGCGTGGACATCAACGAGTTCTACGGGCAGACGGAATGCAACATGGTGGTGTCGTCGTGCGCGTCGGAATTCCCCGCGCTGCCCGGCGCCATCGGACGTGCCGTGCGCGGTCACGCCGTGACCATCGTCGATGACGACGGTGTGCCGTTGCCGGTCGGTGCGGTCGGTAATATCGCGATTGCCCGGCCGAACCCAGTCATGTTCCTCGGCTACTGGCATAACCCCGACGCCACGATGGAAAAGTATCGCGGCGACTTCCTGCTCACCGGCGACGCGGGCTTTGTCGACGAACAGGGCTATATCACGTTCACTGGCCGCTCGGACGACGTCATCACCAGCGCAGGCTATCGCATCGGCCCCGGGCCCATCGAAGACTGTCTGATCCGGCATCCGTCGGTCCAATTCGCCGCCGTGATCGGCGAGCCGGACGAACTTCGTACGGAAATCGTGAAGGCGTTCGTCGTGCTGCGCGAGGGCTTTGAACCGTCGGATGAACTGTCTCGTGAAATTCAGAATTTCGTGAAGACGCGGCTCGCCGCCCACGAATACCCGCGCAAGGTCGTGTTCCTGCCGGAATTGCCGATGACCGTCACTGGCAAGATCATTCGGAAGGCGCTGCGGGAGATCGGTACGGCGTTGGGGTGA
- the hemW gene encoding radical SAM family heme chaperone HemW, with amino-acid sequence MTESTMSVQNFLRPGKISLPALPPMSLYVHFPWCVRKCPYCDFNSHEWRGAGGAQAFPEQAYLDALRQDLEQSLPLVWGRPVHTVFIGGGTPSLLSAAGLDRLLSDLRALLPLDADAEITMEANPGTFEADKFRSFRASGINRLSIGIQSFNSEHLKALGRIHDGDEARHAIEIAQANFDNFNLDLMFALPNQTLAQCQQDVETALSFSPPHLSLYHLTLEPNTQFHKYPPTVPDDDTAADMQDWIAERTAAGGFEHYEVSAYAQPLRRAKHNQNYWEFGDYLGIGAGAHSKISFPHRVLRQIRHKHPQRFMEAAAAGSAVQEENEVDARDLPFEFMLNALRLTGGVKSELFADRTGLPMSKIAKGLTAAVEKGLLVDDPQRIAPTELGQRFLNDLQGMFLDRSGS; translated from the coding sequence ATGACTGAATCCACGATGTCCGTACAGAACTTCCTGCGGCCCGGCAAAATCAGCTTGCCGGCCTTGCCGCCGATGTCGCTGTACGTGCACTTTCCGTGGTGCGTGCGCAAGTGCCCGTATTGCGACTTCAACTCGCACGAGTGGCGTGGCGCGGGCGGCGCGCAGGCGTTTCCCGAGCAAGCGTATCTCGATGCGTTGCGTCAGGATCTGGAGCAATCGCTGCCGTTGGTGTGGGGACGTCCGGTGCATACCGTCTTCATCGGCGGCGGCACGCCCAGCTTGCTGTCGGCCGCCGGGCTTGACCGGTTGCTGTCGGATTTGCGCGCGCTGTTGCCGCTCGACGCCGACGCCGAGATCACCATGGAGGCGAACCCGGGCACGTTCGAAGCCGACAAGTTCCGCAGTTTCCGGGCGAGTGGCATCAACCGTCTGTCGATCGGGATTCAGAGCTTCAACAGCGAGCATCTGAAGGCGCTGGGTCGTATTCACGACGGTGACGAAGCACGTCACGCCATCGAAATCGCGCAGGCGAACTTCGACAACTTCAATCTCGACCTGATGTTCGCGCTGCCGAACCAGACGCTTGCGCAGTGTCAGCAGGACGTGGAAACGGCGCTGTCTTTCTCGCCGCCGCATTTGTCGCTGTACCACCTCACGCTCGAACCGAACACGCAATTCCACAAGTATCCGCCGACCGTGCCCGACGACGACACTGCGGCCGACATGCAGGACTGGATTGCCGAGCGTACGGCAGCTGGCGGCTTCGAGCATTACGAAGTGTCGGCTTATGCGCAACCGCTTCGTCGCGCGAAGCACAACCAGAACTACTGGGAATTCGGCGACTACCTCGGCATTGGGGCGGGCGCGCATAGCAAGATTTCGTTCCCGCATCGGGTCTTGCGTCAGATTCGGCACAAGCATCCGCAACGCTTTATGGAAGCGGCTGCCGCTGGCAGCGCCGTGCAGGAAGAGAACGAAGTCGATGCGCGCGATCTGCCGTTCGAGTTCATGCTGAACGCGCTGCGACTCACGGGCGGCGTGAAAAGCGAGTTGTTCGCCGATCGCACTGGCTTGCCGATGTCGAAGATCGCGAAGGGGCTGACGGCTGCCGTCGAAAAGGGACTGCTCGTCGACGACCCGCAACGCATTGCGCCGACCGAGTTGGGACAGCGATTCCTGAACGACCTGCAAGGGATGTTTCTGGACCGATCGGGTAGCTAA
- the rdgB gene encoding RdgB/HAM1 family non-canonical purine NTP pyrophosphatase yields the protein MAMQKIVLASNNPGKLREFASLFEPLGIELVPQGMLGVSEAEEPHVTFIENALTKARHAAAATGLPALADDSGLCVPILGGAPGVYSARYAARAGREKSDAANNKHLIEQLAPHADKPGYRDAYYFAALVLVRHAEDPQPIIAEGRWDGEIVDTPRGAHGFGYDPHFLIRSLNQTASELDPAVKNAHSHRARALRVLLEKLGREA from the coding sequence ATGGCGATGCAGAAGATCGTGCTGGCGTCGAACAACCCGGGCAAGCTGCGTGAGTTTGCGTCGCTGTTCGAGCCGCTCGGCATTGAACTCGTGCCGCAGGGCATGCTCGGCGTGTCGGAGGCGGAAGAGCCGCACGTGACCTTCATCGAGAACGCGCTGACCAAGGCACGCCATGCGGCGGCGGCCACCGGCCTGCCCGCGCTCGCAGACGATTCGGGGCTGTGCGTGCCGATTCTCGGCGGGGCCCCGGGCGTCTATTCGGCGCGCTACGCCGCACGTGCGGGTCGTGAAAAGTCGGATGCCGCCAATAACAAGCATTTGATCGAACAACTGGCACCGCACGCCGACAAGCCCGGCTATCGCGATGCGTATTACTTCGCTGCTTTGGTGCTGGTGCGTCATGCCGAAGATCCGCAGCCGATCATTGCCGAAGGCCGCTGGGACGGTGAAATCGTCGACACACCGCGCGGCGCGCACGGTTTCGGCTACGACCCGCACTTCCTGATTCGTTCGTTGAATCAGACCGCTTCGGAACTCGATCCTGCCGTGAAGAACGCCCACAGCCACCGCGCTCGCGCGCTGCGTGTGCTGCTCGAAAAGCTGGGCCGGGAGGCGTGA